TCGTCGGATCATAGGCCAGGGCGCCCCAATAGTCGAACGTGCCGTGGTGGGTGTAGAAGCCATCAACGCCATCGTAGAGGAGTGCCGCGTGTACACCCTGCCGCAGGTAACGGATCAGAAATTCGGCGCTATCGGCACCAAATGACCATTCGTTACTGCGGGTTGGTTCTTCATTGCACGCGGTGCACCATTGTGAAAATTCAGTCACCCAGATTTCTGGTGCCGATACCGGCCATGATATCAGGTCTGGACGAATGTCACTCAATTGTCCGGCATAGTCGTGCATGGCAACCGCTTTCAGCATCTGCGTTACTGTCGGTTTGTTTTTCAATGCACGCAGGTAGGCATCGGTAGCGCTGCTAAAGGCGGTTTCCGGTCCGATCAGGCCAATCTCACCATAACCATTGGCTTGCAACTGCACTGCTAATTGTTCCATCACCTCTGCATACCGGTCTGGGGTGAGTTTTGGTCCTTCGGGTGGTCCGTAATCAATTTCGTTGAGCGGAGAGAACCATTGCAATGACACTCCTTGCTGGCGACCGGCTGCAATGAGGTTATTCATGGTCTCAACCCATCGTTCAGTGTGTTCGGAACTCGCCTGACTTACGTCCATCCATGCCGGTGGCTCACCCATGACACTCAGAATCACGTGGGTGGCGGGTTTTTGCTCCAGATAGTGCATAATTGCCCATACGCTGTCGAATGGTGGCATGCGATAATCAATCGGTGGTGGTGTTGTGGCCGTAAGGTCGCCCCACGCACTCGTTTCGACAATCACGCGAAAGATGCGAGCACCCAGCTCGTTGTAGAGTGTATCGAGGGCGGGAGCAAATGTACCGTCGTGCCAGTATGCGCCATTGATATTGACACCAATACCGGTGATTGGTTGTCCGAGATCGGTAGTGTCAATAACCACTGATATGGTGTCTGGTAACGTTGGGGTAGGAATTGGTTGCCCGAAATCACTCTGGTTGGGCTGGCGTATCCAGCTACAGCCGCTGGTTACGATGATGAGGAGCCAAAAGAGAGAGACAAGACGGGGTAGAGGCATACATACTCCATAACTACATAAACTTTCAACTCTACCGTATCACTGAAAGCTGAGATTTAGATAAGAACTCAGCAACGAAACTGTCAGCTTGCAAGAGCAGTTTGTTTAGAATCCGTTCATCTCAGTTGGGTAATGTAGACATGGCAGAATAGGGAGGAACAGCTATGCCATCACGTCCGCTAACCGACATTGTGAGCGATATTCTGGCTGTGTTGCGGGCACGCTGGTATCTCCGTAGTGCGACATTGGGGCCACGAGTACGGTTGTGGGGGCGTCCGGCAATCAGTAATTATGGCCAGCTCATCATCGGTGAGCGAGCGCGATTGGTTTCAACGATTGTGCCACTCGAGCTGGCAGTAGCTCATGGGGCGCGGTTAGAGATTGGTCAGGGGACGTTTATCAACTATGGTTGTTCAATTGCGGCAACTGAACTGGTACGTATCGGGCCGCGTTGTAATATCGGTACCTACGCCATGATTATGGACAACGACTTCCACCGTCTGGAGCCAGAGCGGCGCCAGGAACGTCCACCATCAGCCCCAATTATTCTGGAAGAGAACGTCTGGCTCGGTGGGCGGGTAACGGTATTGAGCGGTGTGACGATTGGCGCTGGTAGTGTGATCGGTGCCGGTAGTGTGGTGACCAAGAGCATCCCGCCGCGTTCATTGGCAGCAGGAGTCCCGGCACGTGTGATTAGGCAGTTATAAGCGTATGAATCAGAATCCTTCACTCAGTGTCAGCATTGTTATTCCAACCTATAATCGGGTAGAGCGCTTGCAGCGGGTGCTGGCGGCTGTTAGCGGCCAGCGTTACCGGCACGATCAGTTTGAAGTGATTGTTGTCTCGGATGGATCTACCGATGGGACGGCTGAGTATGCGCAGCGAGCGCACTTTCCTTTCAAGTTCACCTTTATTCAACAAGACAATGCAGGTCCGGCAGCGGCACGGAATCGCGGTGTCGCAGCGGCCAGTAGCCCTCTGGTGCTGTTTCTGGATGATGATGTCGTGCCGGCACCGGATTTAATCAACGAACACCTTCGCTGGCATGCCGAACATCCCAATCGCGTTGTCCTTGGCACGATGATCACACCGCCCGATGTCCGTTTATTGCCCTGGGTGGCCTGGGAACAGGCGATGCTGGAGAAACAGTATCGGGCGATGACCAGTGGTATCTGGCCGGCAACGGCACGCCAATTTTACACCGGCAATACATCATTGTCCCGTCAATTGATTCTGGATGTGGGCGGGTTTGATGAGCGCTTTCGGCGCGCCGAAGATATTGAGCTGGCATACCGGCTGGCGAAGTTAGGGGTTGAGTTTGTCTTTGCGCCGCAGGCAACCGGCTACCACTACGCCGAGCGTAGCTTTGCCTCGTGGCTGGCCACACCGTACACGTATGGACGTAACGACATTATTTTCGGTCGCGAGCAGCAGGTTGATCTGATCGATTTCGTGCGTCGTG
This genomic window from Chloroflexus aurantiacus J-10-fl contains:
- a CDS encoding glycosyl hydrolase, whose amino-acid sequence is MPLPRLVSLFWLLIIVTSGCSWIRQPNQSDFGQPIPTPTLPDTISVVIDTTDLGQPITGIGVNINGAYWHDGTFAPALDTLYNELGARIFRVIVETSAWGDLTATTPPPIDYRMPPFDSVWAIMHYLEQKPATHVILSVMGEPPAWMDVSQASSEHTERWVETMNNLIAAGRQQGVSLQWFSPLNEIDYGPPEGPKLTPDRYAEVMEQLAVQLQANGYGEIGLIGPETAFSSATDAYLRALKNKPTVTQMLKAVAMHDYAGQLSDIRPDLISWPVSAPEIWVTEFSQWCTACNEEPTRSNEWSFGADSAEFLIRYLRQGVHAALLYDGVDGFYTHHGTFDYWGALAYDPTSGEFQVRPRFAAIAQIARFVTPGVVQIGVSADAALPLVAFRDPATGTIHIIGRNATTRPLTLTLSNMPAAIEVTLNQTTSSLIPTSTTVTASEIPVAADAIFAVTFTASDE
- a CDS encoding acyltransferase — protein: MPSRPLTDIVSDILAVLRARWYLRSATLGPRVRLWGRPAISNYGQLIIGERARLVSTIVPLELAVAHGARLEIGQGTFINYGCSIAATELVRIGPRCNIGTYAMIMDNDFHRLEPERRQERPPSAPIILEENVWLGGRVTVLSGVTIGAGSVIGAGSVVTKSIPPRSLAAGVPARVIRQL
- the epsD gene encoding exopolysaccharide biosynthesis glycosyltransferase EpsD, with the protein product MNQNPSLSVSIVIPTYNRVERLQRVLAAVSGQRYRHDQFEVIVVSDGSTDGTAEYAQRAHFPFKFTFIQQDNAGPAAARNRGVAAASSPLVLFLDDDVVPAPDLINEHLRWHAEHPNRVVLGTMITPPDVRLLPWVAWEQAMLEKQYRAMTSGIWPATARQFYTGNTSLSRQLILDVGGFDERFRRAEDIELAYRLAKLGVEFVFAPQATGYHYAERSFASWLATPYTYGRNDIIFGREQQVDLIDFVRREFAQRNRLTRWLVHALLDRPRASAVALAVMPRVALLAHRLLGERGSRPIYSAIFNLRYYQGVADELGGRDHFLTAQQVMKTAQT